AGCGTCCTGCCCAACCGCAATGCCTGGACGCTGACGGCGTTCGCGAAGAACTTCAACGACACGGGCACCCTGAAGATCAACAGGATCACCCTGCACGACGATGACGGGTACGGAGCCATTGCCACGCTGCAGTGTGGCGCCATGTCCTCGTGCAGTGGCTCCTTCAACTACACGCCGTCCGCTGCGAACAAGGCCGTCATCGCCGTGGCCGAGCTGTCGTCTGGCCACTACGTCGTCTCGGCCCCGATGTTCTTCTAAGGGGCTCGCGGTTCATGGCCCCGGAGGGGGAGCGCCTCCTCCGGGGCTGAGTGTGTCGCCTGGACGGTGAAGTGGGCCCCGTTGGGGGCCGCCTCGCGGGTAACGCTTGCGGTGCTCCGCCTCTCCTCTAGAGGATGGGCGGCCATGGCTGACACGAAGCGCCGCTACGGAAGCTGGGTCGCAGTGTGCGTGCTGTTGCTGAGCGTGGGCCTGTGGTGGGCCTTCTCTCGGAACCCCGGTGCTCCACCTTTCACGGAGCCACCCGGTGCCACTCCATCCCGCGCGCGTTCCGAGGCTCCCAGCGCGACACCGGCCACACCCCAGCAAGCCCAGGCGGCTCCCTCGGACGAGGCGCCGGCTCCCGTGCTGCGGCTTCCTTCGGCACGCCGCACGGACGCTCCCGGAGGCGCACCTGGAGCCTTCTCCGGCCGGGTCGTCTCCGCCACGAGCGGGCAAGGCGTTCCGTCCGCGGAGCTGACCTTCGCCGGCCCCACGGGTGCCGCCAGCATCCGCACCGACGACGCAGGCACCTTCCGCTTCCTGCCGGACCGCGAAGGGCTCTGGCAACTCGCCAGCGTTCGCGCGGAGGGCTTCCTGCCCTTCGGCCCGGAGTGGGGCCAGAGCCCCATCCGCCTCACGGCACGTCCCGGCAGTGGCGTGGAAGGGCTGCTGCTGGCCCTCACGCCCGAGGAGTCCTGGATCGTCCGTGTGGAGGACGCGACGGGCAAGCCACTCACGGGTGCACAGGTGCGGCTGCTCACCGGCCGCACCGGAGAAACGGTGCTGTTCCCCACCAACGACCAGTTCACGACGGGCCCGGACGGCGAGGTCCGCCTCAATGCCCCCGAGGGCTCCACCGTGGAAGCCCGCCACCTGGGCCATGCGCCCGCCAGGGCCGAGCTGAGCGCCCGCGTCCCGGGTCGTCGCCTGGTGCTGCGTCTGTCTCCAGAAACCACGCGCGCCAGCGAAGTCCTCGCGGGCCGCGTGGTGGACGAAGCGGGCACCCCCATTGCGAGTGCCGGTGTCCAGGCCGAGTATCCTCGGGGTCAGCGTCTCCCGGGCGCCGAGGCCGGCGATGTGTCCGAGGCCATGACTGACGCCGACGGACGCTTCCTCCTGGAGCATCTGCCTCCCGGCCGCTACGACGTGTACGCCGCAATCCTCGGCCGGATGAGCACGACGCTCTCCAACGTGGAAGCAGGCCGGCGTGACCTGGTGCTGACCCTGGCCCGAGGCGCCCGCCTCACCGGCCGCGTGCGCGATGAGCGCGGAGCTCCCGTCGCCTCCTTCCAACTGGAGCTCCAGCTTCACCGGGGCCCCCTGGAGCGAGAAGGCGGTGCGGCGCTGACCGTGGTGGACCCGGAGGGCCGCTTTACAGTGGAAGGGCTGGCTCCCGGCACCTACACCTTGCGAGTCGCAGCGCACGGGCTGGCTCCAGCCGCCCCTACAGTGAACGTGGCCCCGGGCGCAACGGAGGCGGGCCCCGTGGAAATCACCCTGTCGCCCGGAGTCCGCCTGGAAGGGCAGGTGGTGAAGCCCAAGGGCGGAGGGCCCATCGCCGGAGCCCGCGTCCAGGTGGAACACGGACTGTACGGCGCGACGCTCGCCACGGTGTTCGACGCCATGACCGACGCGTCCGGCCACTTCACCGTGGACGGACTTGCGGCGGGGACGGTCAGCCTGTCCGTGAGTGCGACGGGCCATGACACGCGCATCGTGGACCGCGTGACGGTGGGTCCAGGAGCACCGCCCCTGGCTCCCATCGAGCTGACTGCCGTAGCCGATGGCGGGACGGAGCGCGTGGAGATGGTGGGCATTGGCACCGTGCTGGGCCCGCGCGATGACGCGCTGGTGCTCGGCCAGGTCATCCCCTCGGGCGGCGCGCACGAGGCGGGGCTGAAGCCCGGGGATGCCATCGTCAGCATCGACGGCACGCCCGTGGTGGAGATGGGCTTCCCCACCGCCGTCCAGCGCATCCGGGGGCCGGAGGGGAGCCGTGTCCTGCTGGGCCTCCGGCGGGCAGGCCGTTCCGAGGTGGAGGACGTCTGGGTGGTCCGCCGGAAGCTCCAGCTCTAGGGCGTACTCGCGCCTCCGACGGTGCGTGGCTGGACGCTTGGGAACCTGCCGGGTATGTCCGGCACGCAGTCCTTTTCGAGCCTGACGGTGGAGGGTACCGTCGGGGCCTCTTCTCACCCCGTGCCAACAGCTCCGCCAGGAGAGCCCGTATGTCGTCCCACGCCCCCGACTTCGATCTTGCCTCCGTGGACGTGGAGGGCTTCCACCGGGAGCTGAAGGCCCTTCGTGAGGAGCTGGACGCGTCACTCGGCGAGCCGGACGCGGCGCACCTCCGGAAGATCGAGCGCTGGGGCAGGGCGGCCACCGTGCTGGGCGTGGCGACGTGCTGGCTGGCGCCGAACCCGTTCAGCGCCGCGGCGCTCAGCCTGGGCCGCTCCACGCGGTGGCTGCTCATGCACCACGTGGGGCACCGGGGCTATGACCGCGTCCCCGGCCTGCCCGAGTCCCGCACCGGCAAGGGCTTCGCCAAGGGGAATCGGCGCTACCTCGACTGGCTCGATTGGATGATGCCGGAGGCGTGGAAGTTCGAGCACAACGTCCTCCACCACTCGCACACCGGCGAGGACGCGGACCCGGACCTCCTCGAGCGCAATGCCGAGGGCACGCTGCGCAACCCGAGCCGACCGCTCGCGCTCCGCTACGTCCAGCTCGCGCTGCTCGCCCTCACCTGGCGCGCCAGCTACTACGCGCCGGAGACGCTGAGCTCGCTGCGTCGCAAGGGCCGACGCAAGGGTGGGGACCTCACGAGCGCGGAGCTGAAGGAGCTGCTGCTCCAGTGCTACCTGCCGTACGCCGCTGTCTGGTTCGGCCTCTTCCCCTCGCTGTTCCTGGTCATCGGCCCGTGGGCGGCCTTCAGCGCGCTGTGCAACTCGGTGATGGCGGACGTGCTCACCAGCCTGCACACGTTCCTCGTGGTGGGGCCCAACCACACCGGCGAGGACCTGTACCGCTTCGACACGCCTCCCGAGGGCCGTGGCGCGCGCTTCGTGCAGCAGGTGATTGGCAGCGCGAACTACCGGACCGGCGGGGACCTGAACGACTTCGCCCACCTGTGGCTGAACTACCAGATCGAGCACCACATCTGGCCGGACCTGCCCATGCTCAAGTACCGCGAGGCGCAGCCGAAGGTGCGCGCCCTCTGCGAGAAGTACGGCGTCCCCTACGTCCAGGAGAGCGTCTGGACGCGCGCCCGGAAGATGGTGGATGTCGTCGTGGGCAAGAGCTCCATGCGGCGGCTCGCGCCTCGCAAGGCCGAGGCGGAGGACCTCGCGCCCGAGAGTGTCGCGGTCCCTGCGGCCTGAAGCTCCGGCTTCGGGTCTCAGGCCTTGCGTCGGCGTACGGGGACCACGGGGCCTTCCTCCAGCGCCTTCACCGTGGCAGCGGGCGGGCTCTCATGACGCACGGCCTGCACGTCCACCACGCGCGAGCCATCCGGAGGTACCGGCGGCCCGAGCGTCACCACCAGCACCCGGTAGGCCTCCTCCAGCCGCTTGTGCAGCTTGGTGAAGATGATCTGTGCGGTGCCGGGCATGTCCTCGGTGTAGGTGAAGTACCAGCGCAGCTCGTCCAGGCGCTCGTAGAAGAAGTCCACCACCGCCTGCTCCTGCTCGGAGAGGTAGATGAGGTTCTCGAAGGCACCGCTCGCGTAGCGTGAGGAGATGGCGCCCAGCAGGGGCTCGCGGCTGCGCAGGCGCGAGAAGAGGGCGAACATCTCGTCACGGCGGGCTTCCAGCCGGCGCATGATGCCGGCTGCGTCCATTGCGAGCAGATTGCGGACGCGAGCGGCCATCTCCTCGGCCTTCTTGCGACGAGCCATGGCCCGTGAGCCTACCTCTCCGTGCCGCCGGGACCAACTGGCCGGGGGCGTCAGTAGACGCGCAGCAGGCGGGCCTGGCAGACGAAGCGCGGGTTGCGGAAGTCGATGACCTCGATTTCCCCCGTGGTCTCATCGAAGCGGCCGGCGAGCATTCCCGCGGCGAGCGCCGCGGCCACGTACGCGGCGTCCTGGCCCTTCAGCTCCTTGAGCTTGCGGAGGTACACGACGCGGCCCTCCACGGACCACAGGGTGTGGATGCCGTCGGGCCGCACACCCCGGGCCTCGTCGGACGGAGGCGCGAGCTTCGCCAGGGCAGGTGGCACGCCGCTCAGGACATATGCGTCGTAGGCCTTGTTCCCGCTCGTGGAGACGAGCTTCGCGTCGCGCAGTGTCCCGTCGGGGCCCTGGTGCAGCTCCAGGGTGACGACGAGCTTGTTGCCCCCGCCCCCCGCGAGCTTCTGCACCTCGTCCCCGGCCTGGACGCGGGCGCGCAGGGACTCCATCCACTCCACGCCACGCTCCTCACGGTTCTGGAGTGACTGGAGCTGCTCGGACACGGTGGGCGCGGCGGCCACCGGCCCCGTGCCGGGATTGCCCGTCGCGCCGAACCTGCTGGCCTGGTTGGCCCACGAGTGTGTGGCCTGGTCCAGCAGGCGGATGCCGTCGAACACGGGAGCATCCTCGAGCGACTTCTCCAATGCCTCGCGGAGCCGGCTGAAGTACGGGTCTATCTGCCCATTGGCCACGCGGAGCTCGGCCTGCCTGTCCTCGACGAAGACCTGCACGCGCCCGGAGACGCGAGCGGTTTCCTGGGCGGCGAGGACCTCGGGCGACAGGCTCGGGTCTCCGGGGCGCAGTGTGTGGCCGCTCTGGGTTTTGGGGCCGGTAATGGGCGGGCCTCCTGGCATCAGCGAGGGTGGGAGTGGGAAGAAGCCGCTCCCCGCCGAGCGGGACGGCTTCGGTGCGTCGGGTGGCACCTCGGGTCCCTGCGCCACGGTAGGGGCGGTTCCGGAGGGTGCGGGGCCGGTCGCCGGGCCCGTGAGCGGCGCCACGCTTTCTGATGGTGGTTTCTCCGACGGTGCTACTTCGGAAGGCGCCGGCGTGGCCGAGGCCACGGTCGGCTCGGCTTCGTCTTGCGATGGAGACGAGGATGGCAGCTCCCTGTCCGGGGGTGGGATGGGCGACGAAGCGACTCCTGGGGTTGGAGCTTCGGACTCGACGGGCCGCTCGCGACGGGGACGGGGCTTGCGGATTGGCGGAGGCTTCGCGAGCAGCTCCTCGGGGGGAGTCGGTGGGGGCGTGGAAGGCTCCACCGTGGGGCGGGTGATGATCTCCACGACGAGCGGCTCGTGGGAGGGCCGCGGTGGTTTCGGGATGGCCGGAGGCGTCACTCCCCAGAGGAGGGCGAGCAGCGCCACGTGGATGGCGAGTGAGGCCAGCGCGGCCCACCCGAGGCGTTGAAACCGCCGCATCGCTACTCCCAGCTTCCCTGGGGAATCGCCTCGGCTCGTCCGATGGCGGCTCTCCGCTCCGGCCCTGCGCGCTCCATCAGCATAACGGTCATGGGGCGCCTTCCGCGGACCCTACGGGGCAAGGCTCACGACATTGCGTGGAGTCCCCGACGCTTCACCCGCGTGAAATGCTGCCACGCGGACGGCCGCGATGGCTTCCGGCCCCGGGTGGAAGTGGCACTCCTCCTGAGGCAGGAGGGACCTCCGCCTCGCGACCTACGACTGGGGTTGGAGGGGAATCGCGGCCTCGTGAGCGGTGCCGGGAGCATCTGGAGTATCCTGTTCAAGCTGCTCCCGTGGACGGGCGCCTCCCGCCCGGAAAGGTTCAGGGCCGCGATGGACTACCGGAAGCTGTTCCAGGTGCGGGAGCCAGGCGGGGTGCCGGGTTGGTGAGCGACGCGAAAGCGGAGCCGTTGGCGGACCCGGTGCGGCAGCTCGTCGCCGAGGCCTGGACCTTCCGTCGGCAAGTGGAGCTGGACGCGGAGCTGCGCTTCACACGGCTGGCGGGGCAGCTCGCGCAGTTGGGTGCGCCCGAAGCGCTGGTCTCGCTGGCCGGGCGCGCTGCGGAAGACGAGCGGCGCCACGCGGGCATGTGCGAGCTGTTGGCGCGAGCCTACGGCCGGGTGGACATGCCACCCGCCCCGCTGGCGGCGGAAGAAGTGGCGCCCGCCGGCATGGCCCTGCGCGAGCGGGTGCTCTACGAGGTGGTCGCGGCCTGCTGCATCACCGAGACGGAGAGCACCGCCGTGCTGACGACGCTGCTGGTTCCGGAAGGGGCGCCCCGCGTGAGAGCGGTGCTGCGCGACATCCTCCGGGACGAGGTGGCGCACAGCCGACTGGGCTGGGCGTGGCTGTCGCACGAGCATGGAGCGGGGACGGTGTCCTTCCTGTCGCGCCATGTGCCGTCCATGCTGGAGGGGACTGCCTCACCCCGGCTCTTCGCACCGGGAGCGCCGGAGGAGGAGAGCCCCGCGCTGCTCAAGCACGGCGTGCTGCCACACACGCGCAAGCGGGAGACGTTCGTGCGGGCGCTGCGCGACGTGGTCTTCCCGGGCCTGGAGCGCTTCGGAGTGGACACCGCGCCCGCGCGAGCGTGGGTGGAACGACGGAGCGCGGCGGGCGCCTAGCGTGCACGGCCGGTGTCCCTGCTACGTTCGGGGGCATGGTGCTCAAGATCGTCCAGGCAGGGGAGCCGGTGCTCCGGCAGAAGGCTCGCGATTTGACTCCGGAGGAGATCTCCAGTCCGGAGGTGCAGCGGCTCATCGGGTTCATGTGCGACACGATGCGCGACGCGCCCGGCGTGGGGCTCGCGGCGCCGCAGGTGGGCGTGGGGCTGAGGCTGGTGGTGGTGGAGGACCGGGCCGAGTACCAGGCGGGCGTGTCCCCAGCGGACCTGGCGTCGCGCGAGCGGGCCCCGGTGGCCTTCCACGTGCTCATCAATCCGAAGCTGGTGGTGGAGGACCCGACGCCCGCGGAGTTCCACGAGGGGTGCCTGAGCGTGAACGGCTTCGCGGCCCTGGTCTCGAGGGCAAGGGGCGTGCGCGTGGAGGCGTTGAACGAGCATGGCCAGCCGGTGACGGTGAGCGCGAAGGGCTGGTATGCGCGCATCCTCCAGCACGAGTGCGACCATCTGGACGGCACGCTGTACCTGGACCGGATGGAGACGCGGAGCTTCGCCACGGCGGAGAACCACCGCCGCCACCAGGCGGGGCGCACCACCGCCGAACTGCGCGCGGCACTGGGGTTGCCCGAGCGGAAGGGGTAGGGCGGCCGGCGTCAGTCGAGGAACCGGCGCTCCCAGCGGAGGAGTTCCTCGGGCGTGAAGCCCATCCCCAGGCTGTAGGGGTGCTCCTCGCGGAAGAGCCAGGGCTCCAGCACGCGGGCGAGCTCCCGGTAGGCGGGGAGCGTCTTGCCCTGCTCGATGTCACCGGCCTCCGGCCAGTCGCCGAGGGCGATGACAGCGCGGTCGCCGTCCAGGGGCTCGACGGTGGTGCCGGGAGTCTTGAGTTGGCTTCGGAGCGTGGCCACGCCGCCAAGCCCGTTCAATGCGGGCTGGCCCAGGAAGGTGAGCCACGAGGGGCCGCGTACCTTCGTGCCAATCTCCCATGCGACGTGCTCTAGCGGGAGGATGTCCAAGCCAGGGTAGCGGAAGCAGTGTTGGCGGACTTGTTGAGGCATGCCGGCGATGTCGAGCTCACCATTGTACGCGAGTCCTGCATGGCCGGAGCTGAAGGGGAGCCTGCTGGCCAGCTCCATCGTGAGCGCGCGGACCCGTTCCGGGCCGTGCTCTTCCAGATATTCGGTAGGAAGACAGAATTGAACCGCGCAGACGGCGTTCAGTCCGTCTTCACGGGAAAGGAGCTCCAGCGATTTTCCGAAATACTTAACCCTGTATCGGTACTGGGCATCTTTCGCGTCGTGCAGCGTCAAGAGGGGAGAAGGCCATGAGAGCTTCTCGTTTACGTATTTCCACCCTGCTTCATCCAGATCCTGCCAATCACCTTCGAGGTCCGCATATCGGCCGATTGAATTTGGACCTACCGCGCGCAGATATGTCTGCAAAGCGTCAATGAGTGCTGGCGCCACTTCTGCATGGGGTTGGCGCATGTAGAAGGAGAGGCTCAGTCCTTCGCGCACCAGCAGGTAGCCGTCGTCAAAGGTGAGGCGGAGCCTCGGGTAGTGCTCATTCACGGCAGGATTCCCCAGCGGGGCAGCACACGTAGGGCTTCGGCTCCCAGCGCATTCTCATACACCTGCTTTTGCGAGTTGCCTGCATAGGGGTGTCCCAAGGGGTACTGACGCCAGTCTGTCGCGTCGATAGTCATGCAAGGAAACTTGAAGTCGTAGATCGCCTCCGCTTCGAGCGGGTCTCCTGAGTGGATGACGACATCCGGCACCAGCGTGCCCGTCAGCTCGTCGCTACACCCCATGCGCAGCAGGGACCGCACGTCCTCGTTGCTGACGAGCTTCAATGCTCCTGACTTCGGGTCAAAGCGGTAGCGCTGCTCCAGGCTGAACCTGCCCGGGATTTGCTCATCGAGCGCCTCTCGGACACACGCCAGGGCCACCTCGTGCATGACACAGCCAAGCTGCATCGCGAGAGTGATGCGCCGGCCTGACTTCGCGTCGTCCACCTCCTCGTTGCACTCCTTGCGTGTCGGACTCCTTCCACCCAGGTGGTCCACGAGAACCTGCGAGCGCGCGTGCTCCGCGCAGGCCTTGAGCTCCCGCTCGAGCACGGCCCGCGTCGTCGCCTCCAGCACCCGGAGGACCACGGCCCCGGTGCGCACTGCGGACGCCACGGCCTCTGCGGGACGCAGCGTGGGGAGCAAGGCTTCCTCGCCCGCCCCCCGAACACACACGTCCGGCCGCTGCCTGCACCCCTGCGTCGCGGAGTCGAGCCGGTAGCCAGCCGTCAAACCCCGGTCCGGAGTGCCCGAGCAGGCCGCCATGAGCAGCATGCAGGGTGCGAGCACGACCTGAACCCATTCCGAGCACTTCCCCAGCACGAGCGCCTCCTCGACCCATGATGGCGCAAGCGCCGCACGGCATCCACGGCCAGCAGGCAGGAGGGCACCCACGCATCACCGCCACTCCCCGTGAGACCTCGGGGGCCCCACTCCATAGATGCCCGCCGAACAGGGCCCCACCCCCAAGGAGACACGCATGTCCTTCCACGCAAAGAAGCTCGCCTTCCTCTCCGCTGCCTGGCTCTTCGTGCCCATGGGCCTCGCCTCCGCCCAGGAGCCCGAGCCCGTCGCTCCCACCGGCTCCGCCTGTGGCGGCATCGCCGGCGTCGCATGTCCCGAAGGCTATTCCTGCGTGGACGACCCCAACGACAGCTGCGACCCGAGCAGCGGCGCCGACTGCGGCGGCACCTGCGCCGCCGCGCCCGAGGAAGACGCGCAGCGCGACACTCCCAACGGACAGGACAAGAAGCAGTGTGACGACAAGGACCCGAACCTGTCCTACGTCTCGAAGGACCCGGACCAGTGCGCGGCCATCCGTTTCGTCTGCGATGCCGGCCAGGAGCCCTTCTTCAACGACTGCGGTTGCGGCTGCCAGCCAGTCGCGCAATAAGCCAACGGATGCTCACCGAGGTCGAGGCGGGGCCCTATACCGTCCGAGGCATCTCCGTTGGCGGCGTGTACACCTCCCTCCAGGTCCCCGAGCTGGACTCGGTGCTGGACGTGGGCGTGCCCATCCGCTCCTTCGCTGGCACAGACCGCATCTTCCTGAGCCATGCGCACCCGGACCATGCCAGCGGCCTCGGCTCGCTGCTCGGAATCCGCCGGCTCATCGGCAAGGGACCGCCGCAGGTCTTCCTCCCCGCGGAGATTGAAGCGCCGGTGCAGGAAGCGCTCGCCGTCCTGTCCCGCTTGCACCACACGTCCATGGAGGTGCGGACCGTGCCCCTCAAGCCCGGGGACGTCCATCCGCTCGGGCATGGGCTGCACGTTCGCGCCTTCCGCACGCACCACCCGGTGCCTTCGCTCGGCTACCAGTTCCTCCGCCGCATCTCCAAGCTGCGTCCCGAGTTCCGCGGCCTGCCACCCCAGGAAATCGCCCAGCGCCGGCAGGCGGGAGAGAACCTTCTCGAAGAGGTGGATCGGCTGGAGCTGGCCTATGCCACCGACACGCTGTCACGCGTGCTGGAGACCGAGCCGTCCGTGCTCGACTCGCGCGTCCTCATCATCGAGTGCACCTTCGTCGACGCGCACCACACGGTGCAGGACGCGCAGGAGCGCTGGCATCTCCACCTGGACGAGCTCGTCGCGCGCGCCGACCTCTTCCGCAACGAGGCCCTGGTGCTGATGCACTTCAGCCAGTCCCATGGCCCGGAAGAGGTCCAGGCCACCATCCGCGCCCGCCTCCCGGCGTCCCTCTACGAGCGCGTGCGCGTCTTCGCTCCGCCATCGGGACGCTGGTTCGGCTGAGGCGGGGCAGGGCACCACGCCGCGCGCTTCAACCGGGCCGCAAGGACTCCAGCTCCGCGAGCACCGCGCGCAGCTCGGGTGACTCCAGCGCCTTCTCCACCGAGGCGAAGAACTGGGACAGGTCGCCCATTCCCTGGTGCTCGTACACGCACGCCTGCAGGCCCATCTCCAGCCGGTCCAGCTGTCGCACCAGCCGCGCCTCGAACGAGGTGCCGTGCTCGTACTCGTCCCACAGCGCCAGGTACTCCGCGCCCCGGGGCAGCTTGCCGAGGATTGTCTCCACCGCGCGCCGCTCCAGCGCGTGCTTGGCCTCGCGGTCCACGCCGTCATGCGGGGTGATGTCGCCCGCGTACGCCTCGCCCAGGTCATGCAGCAGCGCGATGCGGACCACCTTCGACGCGTCCGCCTCTGGGAAGAAGCCGTCCGCGATGAATAGTCCCAGCAGCGCCACGAAGAGCGAGTGCTCCGCCACGCTCTCGCACCGCTCCTTCGGCACTCCTACGCGCAGCCAGCCCTGGCGGAAGAGCTGCTTCAGGTAGTTGAGCTCGAAGTAGGTCTCGATGAGCGGGAGCGTCTTCCGCCCCTGGAGCAGCGCGACTGGCGGCGCGGCCTTGGTCTGCATGCGTCATCACCTCGTCCCACCACCGTACACCGCCCCATGCGGTCGTCGTCCCCGTACTCGCGGTGAGGATGATTCCGGCCCCGGAAATCGGATAGATGTGGGGGGTGGTGGCCCGTGCACCTTCCGCCTCGCGGCGGAAACCCACGGGCCACGGGAGGAGGGGGATTCACCGTGGTGCTTTCATCCTGCTGGAGCCTGTCGTCCTCGCGGTGGCTGCTGGCCGCCGCGCTGCTCGTGACCGCTACCGCCTGCACGCGGGAGCCGGCCGCGCCGCCGCCCGCGCCGCCCGCTTCTCCGAGCGTGGCCGTGGAGGAGGACCCGCCGTTCCCCGAGGAGGCACTGCCCCCGCCCGAGGCCTCCGCCGCGGCCCCGGCCGAGCCCGTGCGTCCGCCGGAGCCTCCCTTCACCGGAGACCTCAAGGAGCTGCGCAAGCGCGGCACGCTGCGCGTCCTCATCGAGGGTGCCGAGGAGGACTTCCTCCCCCGCGAGGGCATGCCCAAGGCGCAGGACCGGGCCCTGCTGGAGCGCTTCGCGGAGAAGCATGGCATGGCGGTGGAGTTCCTCGCCGTCCAGAGCTTCGACAAGCTCATTCCCCTGCTGCGCGAGGGGCGCGGAGACCTCATCGCCGCGGACCTCACGGTGACGCCCGAGCGCGCGAAGGAGATTGCCTTCACCCGGCCGCTGGCCCGCGTCAGCGAGGTGCTCGTGGGCAAGCGCGGCGCCCAGGGTCTGCCCCGGAAGCTGGAGGAGCTGGCCGGCCGCACCGTCCATGTTCGCGCCAGCTCCACCTTCGCGGCGTCGCTGCAGGCGCTGGCGAAGGACAAGGCCCCCGGCCTCGTCATCGAGCCCGCGCCCGAGACGGTCGACCCGGAGGAGCTCGCGTGGCAGGTGTCTCGCGGTGAGCGCCCGCTGACGGTGGTGGACAGCCACCTGCTCGCGGCCATCGAGACGTACAACCCCGACGTGCAGGGGCTGTTCCCCATCGCCGAGGGACGTCAGCTGGCCTGGGCCGTGCGCCTGGAGAACCCCGCGCTGCGCGCCGCGCTGGACGCCTTCCTCGTGGAGCGCGCCCTCACCGAGCACCGTGAGCGGCTCGTCACGGCGGACCTGGATGGCATCCGCAAGCGCGGCGTGCTCCGAGTCCTCACGCGCAACAGCCCCGTCACGTACTTCCTCCACCGGGGCGAGCAGGCCGGCTTTGACTACCAGATGGCGAAGCTCGCCGCGGAGGCGCTCAAGGTGCGGCTGGAGGTGGTGGTGCCGCCCACGTACGACCAGCTCATCTCCTGGCTGAAGGAGGGACGTGGGGACGTCATCGCCGCCGCGCTCACCGCCACCGAGGAGCGCGCGAAGGTGGTGGCCTTCAGCAAGCCCTACCTCTACGTGGACGAGGTGCTCGTGCAGCGCGCGGGGACTCCGAAGCCCGCGTCCCTCGAGGAGCTGAAGGGCAAGGCCATCCACCTGCGCAAGTCGTCCAGCCACTTCGCTCCGCTGAGCGCGCTGGCGGCGCAGCATGGCTTCGTCCTCGTCGAGGAGCCCGAGGAGATGGACACCGAGACGCTCATCGACCGGGTGGCGCGCGGAGAGATTCCCTACACGGTGACGGACAGCCACATCCTCGCCGCGGAGCGGGTGTACCGCGACGACGTGGAGGCAGCCCTCACGGTGCCCGGCGTGGGCACGCCGGCGGGGAAGGACGGCCACTACGGCATCGCCTTCGCCGTGCGCCAGGAGAACCCGAAGCTGCGCGCCTTCCTCGACGGCTTCGTGCAGAAGACCTACCGCGGCGTGGACTACAACATGGCCCGCCGCCGCTACTTCGAGGGCCGCCGGAGCGAGGCGCCCGCGACGATGGAGGCCGGCGCGCTCGAGGGGGCCATCTCTCCCTATGACACGCTGGTGCAGTCGTACTCGGCGCGCTACGGCCTGGACTGGCGGCTGATGGTGGCGCAGATGTTCCAGGAGAGCCGCTTCGACCCGAAGGCACGCAGCTGGGTGGGCGCGCAGGGGCTCTTCCAGGTGATGCCCGGCACCGGCAAGGAGCTGGGCTTCCGCAAGCTGGAGGACCCGGACGAGGGTATTCAC
The window above is part of the Pyxidicoccus trucidator genome. Proteins encoded here:
- a CDS encoding HD domain-containing protein produces the protein MQTKAAPPVALLQGRKTLPLIETYFELNYLKQLFRQGWLRVGVPKERCESVAEHSLFVALLGLFIADGFFPEADASKVVRIALLHDLGEAYAGDITPHDGVDREAKHALERRAVETILGKLPRGAEYLALWDEYEHGTSFEARLVRQLDRLEMGLQACVYEHQGMGDLSQFFASVEKALESPELRAVLAELESLRPG
- a CDS encoding transporter substrate-binding domain-containing protein, encoding MVLSSCWSLSSSRWLLAAALLVTATACTREPAAPPPAPPASPSVAVEEDPPFPEEALPPPEASAAAPAEPVRPPEPPFTGDLKELRKRGTLRVLIEGAEEDFLPREGMPKAQDRALLERFAEKHGMAVEFLAVQSFDKLIPLLREGRGDLIAADLTVTPERAKEIAFTRPLARVSEVLVGKRGAQGLPRKLEELAGRTVHVRASSTFAASLQALAKDKAPGLVIEPAPETVDPEELAWQVSRGERPLTVVDSHLLAAIETYNPDVQGLFPIAEGRQLAWAVRLENPALRAALDAFLVERALTEHRERLVTADLDGIRKRGVLRVLTRNSPVTYFLHRGEQAGFDYQMAKLAAEALKVRLEVVVPPTYDQLISWLKEGRGDVIAAALTATEERAKVVAFSKPYLYVDEVLVQRAGTPKPASLEELKGKAIHLRKSSSHFAPLSALAAQHGFVLVEEPEEMDTETLIDRVARGEIPYTVTDSHILAAERVYRDDVEAALTVPGVGTPAGKDGHYGIAFAVRQENPKLRAFLDGFVQKTYRGVDYNMARRRYFEGRRSEAPATMEAGALEGAISPYDTLVQSYSARYGLDWRLMVAQMFQESRFDPKARSWVGAQGLFQVMPGTGKELGFRKLEDPDEGIHAGVKYMHQLIGRIAPEIPFKQRLRFALASYNAGLGHVLDARRLAQEQGLDPNRWFGNVEKTMLLLEKPKYYRRARHGYCRGSEPVKYVSEIQTRYGNYTAIVQR